One Gordonia mangrovi genomic region harbors:
- a CDS encoding aldo/keto reductase, which produces MQFLGQPDPDIGVCECAFRKRIPMCQNANQFPGLVLGTATFGVAPRSDDVPALVRGALERGITSFDTANSYGNQPEYDQPSVPSHRIRPSSEELLGRALRGIRDEVHLASKVGEPLGRSRVDGPFVGLLTRDHIVEQLDLSLRRLGTDRLDLYYAHLPDLHTPLDETVATFNDLITQGKIRAWGISNYSSAQTEQLMHVVSESGARPPATHQVRYSLAERDVEDSGVTAAAQKFDIPMLAYSPLAGGLLAGRGAIERAYVGHRRWGGGGFSDDQIGRARRFASLADDWGVTPSSLALAWLFRRPGVAGVVVGTSALSNLDDARRATAIDLDDEQLALLDALRFAEDRPGRSDAVDRQLSQR; this is translated from the coding sequence ATGCAATTCCTCGGCCAACCCGACCCAGACATCGGTGTTTGCGAATGTGCCTTCCGAAAGCGAATCCCTATGTGTCAGAATGCTAATCAATTTCCGGGACTCGTACTCGGAACCGCGACCTTCGGTGTGGCTCCGCGCTCCGACGATGTCCCCGCACTGGTACGTGGTGCGCTCGAGCGCGGGATCACCTCCTTCGACACCGCCAATTCGTATGGCAATCAGCCCGAGTACGACCAGCCGTCGGTACCGTCACACCGGATTCGTCCCTCGTCGGAGGAACTGTTGGGGCGTGCGCTGCGGGGCATACGCGACGAAGTCCATCTGGCGTCGAAGGTGGGAGAACCACTCGGGCGGTCGCGCGTGGACGGCCCCTTCGTCGGATTGCTCACCCGGGACCACATCGTCGAGCAACTGGACCTGAGTCTTCGCCGGCTGGGCACCGATCGCCTCGATCTCTACTACGCCCATCTCCCCGATCTGCACACGCCGCTCGATGAGACGGTCGCGACCTTCAACGATCTGATCACCCAGGGAAAGATCCGCGCATGGGGTATCTCCAACTACTCCAGCGCCCAGACCGAGCAGCTGATGCATGTCGTGTCGGAGTCGGGCGCGCGGCCACCCGCCACCCATCAGGTCCGCTACAGCCTGGCCGAACGCGATGTCGAAGACAGCGGCGTCACCGCAGCGGCGCAGAAGTTCGATATTCCGATGCTCGCCTACTCCCCCTTGGCCGGGGGTCTACTGGCCGGACGCGGTGCTATCGAGCGCGCATACGTTGGCCACAGACGTTGGGGTGGAGGAGGGTTCAGCGACGATCAGATCGGTCGAGCCCGGCGGTTCGCATCCCTCGCCGACGATTGGGGAGTGACCCCCTCCTCACTCGCGCTGGCCTGGCTGTTCAGGCGACCGGGAGTAGCGGGTGTCGTCGTGGGCACCAGCGCGTTGTCGAATCTCGACGACGCCCGCCGCGCAACGGCGATCGACCTGGACGACGAACAACTCGCCTTGCTGGACGCTCTTCGGTTCGCGGAGGATCGACCCGGTCGATCGGATGCTGTCGACCGGCAGCTCAGTCAACGATGA
- a CDS encoding alcohol dehydrogenase catalytic domain-containing protein: MKALVYHGPGERAWEDVPDPEVIDPTDAIVRMETTTICGTDLHILKGDVPAVTEGRVLGHEGVGVVTEVGPECTKVAVGDRVIISCVTKCGTCEYCRAGMTSHCQTVGGIGWIFGHLIDGTQAEYVRVPFADNGLIPLPDGVSAEQGTMLSDILPTGFEIGVLYGAVKEGDVVAVVGVGPVGLAAVMTAAAQGASKVIAVDGNKFRLEQSREFGATDTIDVNAGGDISAKLKELSRDGLGVDVSIEAVGIPATFTLALDSVRPGGHVANIGVHGESVEFPIERDWINNLTITTGLVNATTAPVLLERIQQGEIAPQKFITHRFTFDEMDAAYETFANAADEHALKVIISRT; the protein is encoded by the coding sequence ATGAAGGCACTCGTGTATCACGGCCCTGGCGAGAGGGCCTGGGAAGACGTTCCGGACCCGGAGGTGATCGACCCGACCGACGCCATCGTTCGCATGGAGACCACCACGATCTGTGGCACCGATCTGCACATACTCAAGGGCGACGTCCCCGCGGTCACCGAAGGGCGCGTCCTGGGTCACGAGGGGGTCGGAGTGGTCACCGAGGTCGGTCCGGAGTGCACCAAGGTCGCCGTCGGTGACCGGGTGATCATCTCCTGCGTCACCAAATGTGGAACCTGTGAATACTGCAGAGCCGGGATGACCTCGCACTGCCAGACGGTGGGCGGGATCGGGTGGATCTTCGGCCACCTGATCGACGGCACGCAAGCAGAGTACGTCCGAGTTCCGTTCGCCGACAACGGACTGATCCCGTTGCCGGACGGCGTCTCGGCAGAACAGGGCACGATGCTCAGTGACATTCTGCCGACCGGATTCGAGATCGGTGTCCTGTACGGCGCGGTGAAAGAGGGCGACGTCGTCGCCGTCGTCGGTGTCGGTCCGGTGGGGCTGGCCGCGGTCATGACGGCAGCTGCGCAAGGCGCGTCCAAGGTGATCGCCGTGGACGGCAACAAGTTCCGTCTGGAACAGTCCCGCGAGTTCGGCGCCACCGACACCATCGACGTCAACGCCGGCGGAGATATCAGCGCAAAGCTCAAGGAACTCAGTCGAGACGGACTCGGCGTCGACGTCTCGATCGAGGCCGTCGGGATACCGGCGACGTTCACTCTTGCGCTCGACAGCGTCCGGCCGGGCGGCCACGTGGCCAACATCGGTGTTCACGGTGAGAGCGTCGAATTCCCCATCGAACGTGACTGGATCAACAACCTGACCATCACAACCGGCCTGGTGAACGCCACCACCGCTCCCGTATTGCTCGAGCGGATCCAACAGGGCGAGATCGCCCCGCAGAAATTCATCACTCATCGATTCACGTTCGACGAGATGGATGCGGCGTACGAGACCTTCGCCAATGCAGCCGACGAGCACGCCCTGAAGGTGATCATCTCGCGGACGTGA
- a CDS encoding TetR/AcrR family transcriptional regulator, whose protein sequence is MTTSPSSEQPPRTRRGQAKAARRAELLEAAARLMAERGFAGVTLEDIGRAVGVSGPAMYRHFSSKTDLLDQMLVDISQRLHDGGAEVVGRDAEPAQTLRDLIGFHIDVLVTKPDLITVQDRDLTSMTAAANHQVRSLQRRYVEQWVDVLLALARDRGVDLTRAEARVRVHATFGLLNSSPRLPAFGADDLRSVLTTMAWSALLA, encoded by the coding sequence ATGACCACGTCTCCCTCGTCCGAACAGCCTCCGCGTACGCGCCGAGGCCAGGCGAAGGCCGCGCGCCGTGCCGAGCTCCTCGAGGCCGCGGCCCGGTTGATGGCCGAACGGGGATTCGCCGGCGTCACGTTGGAGGACATCGGTCGTGCCGTCGGCGTCAGCGGCCCGGCCATGTACCGGCACTTCTCGTCGAAGACCGACCTGCTCGATCAGATGTTGGTCGACATCAGTCAACGCCTGCACGACGGCGGGGCCGAGGTGGTGGGCCGGGACGCCGAGCCCGCCCAAACGCTACGTGACCTGATCGGATTTCACATCGACGTGCTGGTCACCAAGCCGGATCTGATCACCGTGCAGGATCGCGACCTGACGTCGATGACCGCCGCGGCCAATCATCAGGTGCGGTCATTGCAGCGCCGCTACGTCGAACAGTGGGTGGATGTGCTCCTGGCGCTCGCGCGCGATCGTGGCGTGGATCTGACCCGCGCTGAGGCGCGGGTACGAGTCCATGCGACGTTCGGGTTGCTGAACTCCTCGCCGCGGCTGCCCGCGTTCGGGGCCGACGATCTGCGCTCGGTGCTGACGACGATGGCATGGTCGGCGTTGTTGGCGTAG
- a CDS encoding HNH endonuclease signature motif containing protein: MSLSEVPGLLAELHAVVDRLASADLSKCSDAELVAVATAQERAINRMLFEGNRQILEISDRDVPRSMGYRSLPNFMNAVLRVSHPGRRRQQMTATGEFRQLDGQPAEPKYPTLAEAFADGRVGPAHIDTTVEFLDALPHRVPHDKKVAAEATLAGLACEHTPAEIGELGQRLLDNLDPDGELTDDSDRKRRRNVWVNRQDAQQMSKLTGHLDPETRALIETLWAVWAKPGLNNPDDPDSPRGGVDDADPKALEAAAARDLRSPAQRKHDALAALLRAVFDDGLLGKSHRGLPVQLIIKADLNDLIRESGVGITATGSSLPMSDVIRLAAQAQQYLAVFADSSPIPLYFGQAKRLATRAQRLVSFARPDGHVCSAPDCDQPAAHVEMHHAVRDFADGGKTDIVDLAPACGPHNRMVGTNPGQFTTGVYTDGPDAGRVWWRRNSEPGAPPNPKRHNRRPDVAALFLRNLEQVRARIHPPPTPPPPQRRNTYELTEMIAPPISVVEACLALQLFNNAQ; encoded by the coding sequence GTGTCGTTGTCTGAGGTGCCGGGTCTGCTGGCCGAGTTGCATGCTGTGGTGGATCGGTTGGCGTCGGCGGATCTGTCGAAGTGCAGTGATGCCGAGTTGGTGGCGGTGGCCACCGCGCAGGAACGGGCGATCAACCGGATGTTGTTCGAGGGCAACCGGCAGATCCTGGAGATCTCGGATCGTGATGTGCCCCGGTCGATGGGGTATCGCAGTCTGCCCAACTTCATGAACGCGGTGTTGCGGGTGTCGCACCCCGGTCGTCGCCGACAGCAGATGACCGCGACCGGTGAGTTCCGTCAACTCGACGGGCAGCCGGCCGAGCCGAAATATCCGACCCTGGCCGAGGCGTTCGCCGACGGCCGGGTCGGGCCCGCCCACATCGACACCACCGTGGAGTTCCTCGACGCGTTGCCGCACCGGGTGCCGCATGACAAGAAGGTGGCCGCCGAGGCGACCCTGGCCGGGTTGGCGTGCGAGCACACGCCCGCCGAGATCGGCGAACTCGGGCAGCGGTTGCTCGACAACCTCGACCCCGACGGCGAGTTGACCGACGACAGTGACCGTAAACGGCGTCGTAATGTGTGGGTCAACCGGCAAGACGCCCAGCAGATGTCGAAACTGACCGGCCACCTCGACCCGGAAACCCGGGCGTTGATCGAAACGTTGTGGGCGGTGTGGGCCAAACCCGGCCTCAATAATCCCGACGACCCGGACTCCCCACGCGGCGGGGTCGACGACGCCGACCCCAAGGCGTTGGAAGCAGCCGCCGCACGGGATCTGCGGTCCCCGGCGCAACGCAAACACGATGCGTTGGCGGCGTTGTTGCGGGCGGTGTTCGACGACGGCCTGCTCGGTAAGTCGCATCGTGGTCTGCCGGTGCAGTTGATCATCAAGGCCGACCTCAACGATCTGATCCGTGAATCCGGGGTCGGGATCACCGCGACCGGGTCGAGTCTGCCGATGTCTGATGTGATCCGGTTGGCCGCCCAAGCGCAACAGTATTTGGCGGTGTTCGCCGACAGCAGTCCGATACCGCTGTATTTCGGGCAGGCCAAACGACTGGCCACCCGCGCGCAACGGCTGGTGTCCTTCGCCCGCCCCGACGGGCACGTGTGTTCGGCACCCGACTGCGACCAGCCCGCCGCCCACGTGGAGATGCATCACGCCGTGCGTGATTTCGCCGACGGCGGCAAGACCGACATCGTCGACCTCGCCCCCGCGTGTGGCCCGCACAACCGGATGGTCGGCACAAACCCGGGCCAGTTCACCACCGGGGTGTACACCGACGGCCCCGACGCCGGGCGGGTGTGGTGGCGACGCAACAGCGAACCCGGCGCCCCACCGAATCCGAAACGCCACAACCGACGCCCCGACGTCGCCGCCCTGTTCTTGCGCAACCTCGAACAGGTACGCGCCCGCATCCACCCACCACCCACACCACCGCCACCACAGCGGCGCAACACATACGAACTCACCGAGATGATCGCCCCACCCATCTCGGTCGTCGAAGCCTGCCTCGCACTCCAACTGTTCAACAACGCACAGTGA
- a CDS encoding SseB family protein, with protein sequence MARCADLVSEIDAFHQGFGQPAQLIAALRTSVLLVPLTSDDRVWRVVVGGVGWVGVFTSEDEYAAFMSARREFGAAKYHALSGSRILDDVTTSFADATGIVVDPCGDRPMPFPPAVGQEVDSWAI encoded by the coding sequence GTGGCACGATGCGCTGATCTCGTCAGCGAGATCGACGCGTTCCATCAGGGGTTCGGTCAGCCTGCGCAGCTGATTGCCGCACTGCGGACATCGGTGCTACTCGTGCCGCTGACCTCGGATGACCGCGTCTGGCGGGTTGTGGTGGGTGGCGTCGGCTGGGTTGGTGTCTTCACCAGCGAGGACGAATACGCAGCATTCATGTCGGCGCGCAGAGAATTCGGTGCCGCGAAGTATCACGCACTGTCGGGGTCTCGAATCCTCGACGACGTCACCACCAGCTTCGCAGACGCCACCGGGATCGTCGTCGATCCTTGCGGCGACCGTCCGATGCCGTTTCCGCCGGCAGTGGGGCAAGAGGTCGACTCATGGGCGATCTGA
- a CDS encoding putative T7SS-secreted protein yields the protein MGLFDGLADGVNRLGDAAGDALESAAEHAGQAVDAGLDAAAGVARGVGADGVAEALDDAGDKVASITGGAVDERELGETEDKRELIRGDSGKINESASTLNGIGADVGSTGSALRQVDAAGWTGEGADAFNAVFDQQPALWSEASAAMEASSAQLSAWASTVEWAQSQAHEAIAIWKEAENEERAKKAAYNALSGEERAATPLVDSWTAKYEEARRILKSARTERDNIAGDIAGAIAAHTATAPTEPPFLNRMAANVSDATGVAEHARLTFSSGVTTSLTGIVQFARQLSPTDPYNITHPAEFIKGSSDLVTGMIVAAADPGATVDAVLSDARANPFETMGSLTGDAILTAATGGGGAAAALGKNAARVGGIGRDALGAARGAERAVDAARPTARPGGHPVSPDAASGAESKAAEASEGSRSEQPSVHASEQDAPDDRGSEPDGQSAERESGSVAPTGNDGPSAEHAAHADHGGDSPGSIDDSAETLSAKTDSGGQSDVHSASGPADMAVHDHGAASATDEAGAASDQTSHEVTAGRDPVDLATGEFLLPETDLTLPSVLPLTIGRRHRSGYRFGRWFGPTWSSTLDMRIVVEDSGVTLLAEDGVMLTYPHPRVDEPVTARHSQQRWTMSRTDGGGYRVTDPDRDLTWHFAPKSELVGLDVALGNLSISAITDRHHNRIRFHYNERGEPVEIRHSGGYRVHVEAHGGRIRSLAVGLDDGATPRVVREFHYESGQLTSVSSASGGATTYAYDEYGRMLSWRDSNDNEMRNTYDGDGRVVRQDGTGGIMSAEFEYLTTGTGSVTVVTDSSGARSAHGFDADLRLRDRQLPSGARTHTDFNPRRAPLEVTAPDGAVTRYLYTPDGDVAELVRPDGAAIRVDYAAPGCPSAVHHADGTVTRQEWDTERNLVAVTDQRGARTEYTYRSDGTIETVVDAAGGITRVLCDPAGLPVQVTDPAGATTLIDRDAFGRPKAVTDPLGRVTTYEWTPDGKLLRRGNPDATEDLWSYDGEGNLLRHIDPAGAHTVHTYGAFDLLASTTAPDGTVTSYTWDTERRLVGVTNPLGQTWAYTYDGDGRLTAETDFSGARTDYTHEATGRVTSVTPATGVTRRLRYDVLGQLVETRADSGEFRNYTYDLAGRCTTAVSGVGDTVTHTVNFRTTATGVTSAESIDGESVVRISHDIAGRRIERRSSSGAVTSWQWGPAGELSAMIVDGRRIGFEHDIRGALTKWSVGELAVSRAYDAGGKLSGQRVLTHPEQLLDLGLGGSTRPEPLVIRADTYDYRADGFLTGQATTTPREVRQRTLDLDPVGRITCVVDNDAVTEEYAYDALSNVVGQQVASATSIDRDSMGRREFRGNLLVRDGRTRYSYDAAARLVRKSVGRLSRPTDVWHYRYDAFDQLAEVTTPDGVRWVYTYDALGRRITKARLDSAGNITDRMRFVWDGETVIEQHSADEATRWSYRPGTHTPLTQTCARFAPDQDAVDAEFFAIVTDLVGSPTELVVPESGEVVGHAASTVWGSTTWSGAQTPIRFPGQYFDGETGWHYNLHRYYNPETARYVTQDPLGLAPSPNPAGYPFNPTAWVDPLGLVPEPCLEGTAIEGARRVSGRFPELAQPGEVLYRSNGPQVTSYQAYDSDGSPLQRVDVTGRAHGGVPTPHVMVFERHFAPDGNLFIKESKEVRPATPEETRGLR from the coding sequence ATGGGCCTCTTCGACGGACTCGCCGATGGTGTCAACCGACTCGGCGACGCAGCCGGAGATGCTCTCGAGAGTGCCGCCGAGCACGCCGGTCAGGCGGTCGACGCAGGTTTGGATGCCGCTGCCGGTGTCGCACGCGGGGTGGGGGCCGACGGCGTCGCCGAAGCTCTCGACGATGCCGGCGACAAGGTCGCCAGCATCACCGGCGGCGCGGTCGACGAGCGCGAACTGGGTGAGACCGAGGACAAGCGTGAACTCATCCGCGGTGACAGCGGGAAGATCAACGAATCGGCGAGCACCTTGAACGGGATCGGAGCCGACGTCGGATCGACGGGATCGGCACTGCGACAGGTGGATGCAGCCGGTTGGACAGGCGAGGGGGCCGACGCCTTCAACGCGGTGTTCGATCAACAACCGGCATTGTGGAGCGAGGCCTCCGCAGCCATGGAAGCAAGCTCTGCTCAGCTCTCGGCGTGGGCCAGCACCGTCGAGTGGGCTCAGTCCCAGGCGCACGAGGCGATTGCCATCTGGAAAGAGGCAGAGAACGAGGAGCGAGCGAAGAAGGCCGCCTACAACGCACTGTCCGGCGAAGAGCGCGCGGCGACACCTCTCGTCGATTCCTGGACCGCCAAATATGAGGAAGCGCGGCGGATTCTGAAGTCTGCACGCACAGAACGGGACAACATCGCCGGTGACATCGCCGGCGCGATCGCCGCTCACACCGCGACCGCGCCGACCGAGCCGCCCTTCCTGAATCGGATGGCTGCCAACGTCTCTGACGCGACAGGCGTGGCCGAGCACGCACGTCTGACCTTCTCGTCCGGCGTCACCACCAGCCTCACCGGGATCGTCCAGTTCGCCCGACAACTCAGCCCCACCGACCCATACAACATCACCCATCCGGCCGAGTTCATCAAGGGCTCCAGTGACCTGGTCACCGGCATGATCGTCGCAGCGGCCGACCCCGGAGCGACTGTCGACGCAGTGTTGTCGGATGCGCGTGCGAATCCGTTCGAGACCATGGGCAGTCTCACCGGTGACGCAATCCTGACTGCGGCGACCGGTGGGGGTGGTGCCGCGGCCGCATTGGGGAAGAACGCCGCTCGTGTCGGTGGTATCGGACGCGACGCGCTGGGTGCGGCACGTGGGGCTGAACGTGCCGTCGATGCAGCACGTCCGACGGCACGACCGGGCGGGCATCCGGTATCGCCGGACGCAGCGTCCGGCGCGGAGTCGAAGGCCGCGGAGGCATCCGAGGGTTCGCGGTCCGAACAGCCGTCGGTGCATGCCAGCGAGCAGGACGCGCCCGATGATCGAGGCTCCGAACCGGATGGCCAGTCCGCGGAGAGAGAATCCGGAAGTGTTGCTCCGACCGGGAACGATGGCCCGTCGGCCGAACACGCGGCCCACGCCGATCATGGTGGCGATAGCCCTGGATCGATCGATGATTCAGCTGAAACACTCTCTGCGAAAACCGATTCGGGCGGCCAGAGTGATGTTCATTCCGCGTCGGGCCCGGCAGACATGGCCGTGCACGACCACGGCGCTGCGAGTGCCACAGACGAGGCGGGTGCAGCAAGCGACCAGACCTCTCACGAGGTCACTGCGGGCCGTGACCCCGTCGATCTGGCTACCGGCGAATTCCTGCTCCCGGAAACAGATCTCACACTTCCAAGCGTTCTACCACTGACAATCGGCCGGCGCCATCGCTCCGGATATCGATTCGGACGGTGGTTCGGGCCGACGTGGTCGAGCACCCTCGACATGCGGATCGTTGTCGAAGACAGCGGTGTCACACTGCTGGCAGAAGACGGCGTGATGCTGACGTACCCGCATCCGCGTGTCGACGAGCCGGTGACTGCGCGGCACTCCCAGCAGCGCTGGACGATGTCGCGGACAGACGGTGGCGGCTACCGGGTGACAGACCCAGATCGTGATCTCACCTGGCACTTCGCGCCCAAATCCGAACTCGTGGGTCTGGATGTAGCACTCGGAAATCTATCCATCAGCGCCATCACCGATCGTCACCACAATCGGATCCGTTTCCACTACAACGAACGCGGCGAGCCCGTGGAGATCAGGCATTCCGGCGGTTATCGAGTCCACGTCGAGGCGCATGGCGGACGAATTCGCTCTCTGGCTGTCGGTCTCGACGACGGTGCGACGCCGCGCGTCGTCCGCGAATTCCACTACGAATCCGGACAGTTGACCTCGGTGAGCTCCGCGTCGGGTGGGGCGACCACCTATGCGTACGACGAATATGGCCGGATGCTGTCGTGGCGCGACTCCAACGACAACGAGATGCGCAATACCTACGACGGCGACGGTCGGGTGGTGCGGCAAGACGGAACCGGCGGCATCATGTCAGCCGAATTCGAGTACCTCACCACTGGGACGGGATCGGTCACCGTTGTCACCGACTCCAGCGGAGCACGTTCTGCGCACGGCTTCGACGCGGACCTGCGACTCCGGGATCGGCAACTACCCAGTGGCGCACGCACGCATACAGATTTCAATCCGCGTCGCGCGCCACTCGAGGTCACCGCGCCCGATGGTGCAGTGACCCGATACCTCTACACACCGGACGGTGATGTCGCCGAACTGGTGAGGCCCGACGGTGCGGCAATCCGCGTCGACTACGCCGCGCCCGGGTGTCCATCCGCGGTCCACCATGCCGACGGGACCGTGACTCGCCAGGAGTGGGATACCGAGCGCAATCTGGTGGCAGTAACCGATCAACGCGGCGCTCGAACGGAATACACGTACCGATCAGACGGCACCATCGAAACGGTCGTCGACGCCGCCGGCGGCATTACCCGTGTCCTCTGTGACCCAGCTGGATTACCGGTCCAGGTCACCGATCCGGCAGGTGCGACCACACTGATCGACCGTGACGCATTCGGGCGCCCGAAAGCGGTGACCGATCCGCTGGGACGAGTCACTACGTACGAGTGGACTCCCGACGGGAAACTGCTGCGGCGCGGCAACCCGGATGCCACCGAGGACCTGTGGAGCTACGACGGCGAAGGCAACCTGCTGCGCCACATCGATCCGGCGGGTGCGCACACCGTTCACACATATGGCGCGTTCGATTTGCTGGCCAGTACAACTGCGCCGGACGGTACCGTGACCAGCTATACGTGGGACACCGAACGCCGTCTCGTCGGTGTGACAAACCCACTGGGCCAGACGTGGGCGTATACCTACGACGGCGACGGTCGACTGACCGCCGAAACCGACTTCTCGGGTGCGCGCACCGACTACACCCACGAGGCGACCGGACGGGTGACGTCGGTGACACCTGCGACCGGGGTGACGCGCCGACTCCGCTATGACGTCCTCGGACAACTGGTCGAAACCCGCGCCGACAGCGGCGAATTTCGGAACTACACATACGATCTGGCGGGCCGGTGCACGACGGCGGTCAGTGGTGTGGGCGACACCGTCACCCACACCGTGAATTTCCGGACCACGGCTACCGGGGTAACTTCTGCGGAATCGATCGACGGTGAATCCGTCGTTCGCATCTCCCATGACATCGCGGGCCGCCGCATCGAACGGCGCTCCTCCTCGGGGGCCGTGACGTCGTGGCAATGGGGTCCCGCCGGCGAACTGTCGGCGATGATCGTCGACGGCCGTCGCATCGGATTCGAGCACGACATCCGCGGTGCGTTGACCAAGTGGAGTGTCGGCGAGCTCGCGGTGTCACGGGCCTACGACGCGGGTGGCAAGCTGAGTGGACAGCGAGTGCTCACCCATCCAGAGCAACTTCTCGACCTGGGTCTGGGTGGCTCGACTCGACCAGAACCGCTGGTGATTCGGGCCGACACGTACGACTATCGTGCTGACGGCTTCCTCACGGGTCAGGCAACGACGACGCCACGAGAAGTGCGACAGCGGACTCTCGATCTCGATCCAGTCGGTCGGATCACGTGCGTCGTGGACAACGACGCGGTCACCGAGGAGTATGCCTACGACGCACTGAGCAACGTGGTGGGTCAACAGGTGGCTTCTGCCACATCGATCGATCGTGATTCGATGGGGCGTCGAGAGTTTCGCGGCAATCTGCTGGTGCGGGACGGACGTACCAGATACTCCTATGACGCGGCTGCCCGACTTGTGCGCAAGTCCGTGGGTCGATTGTCTCGGCCAACCGATGTCTGGCACTACCGCTACGACGCATTCGACCAATTGGCAGAGGTGACGACTCCGGACGGTGTTCGGTGGGTGTACACCTACGACGCTCTAGGCCGTCGCATCACCAAGGCGCGCCTCGATTCGGCGGGGAACATCACGGACCGTATGCGATTCGTCTGGGACGGCGAGACGGTCATTGAGCAGCACTCGGCCGATGAGGCGACGCGGTGGTCGTATCGGCCGGGTACTCATACGCCGCTCACGCAGACCTGTGCCCGGTTTGCACCTGATCAGGATGCGGTGGATGCCGAGTTCTTCGCGATTGTCACCGATTTGGTCGGGTCGCCGACCGAGTTGGTGGTGCCGGAGTCCGGTGAGGTGGTGGGCCACGCCGCGTCGACGGTGTGGGGTTCGACGACGTGGTCCGGTGCGCAGACGCCGATTCGGTTTCCCGGCCAGTACTTCGACGGCGAGACCGGCTGGCACTACAACCTGCATCGGTACTACAACCCAGAGACGGCCCGCTACGTGACCCAGGACCCGCTGGGTCTGGCGCCGTCACCGAATCCGGCCGGCTATCCGTTCAATCCGACGGCGTGGGTGGATCCGTTGGGGTTGGTGCCGGAACCGTGTCTGGAGGGCACCGCAATAGAGGGTGCGCGGCGCGTGAGCGGTAGATTCCCGGAGCTTGCTCAGCCGGGGGAAGTTCTGTACCGCTCGAACGGCCCGCAGGTCACTTCATATCAGGCTTACGACTCCGATGGCTCCCCACTCCAGCGAGTCGACGTCACGGGACGAGCGCACGGCGGTGTACCGACCCCGCACGTCATGGTTTTTGAACGGCATTTCGCGCCTGACGGAAACCTGTTTATTAAGGAGTCCAAAGAAGTAAGGCCGGCGACCCCTGAAGAGACGAGAGGATTGCGGTGA
- a CDS encoding nitroreductase family protein yields MTADLLPLDPDELLTTTRSVRKRLDLERPVPLEIVKEALEVALQAPTGSNSQTWHWIVLTDPEIKRKVADLYAKSFAAYSANQPRHDDTARRVASSAQYLADTMAQVPVLVIGAIYSGGELPAGNQAGLWGSLLPGAWSLQLALRARGLGSAWTTLHLVYEKEVAEILGIPANIHQGVLLPVAYYTGTDFKPAGRKPLDDILHINGW; encoded by the coding sequence ATGACTGCCGACCTCCTGCCGCTCGATCCCGACGAACTGCTCACCACCACCCGCTCCGTCCGCAAGCGTCTCGACTTGGAGCGGCCGGTGCCGCTGGAGATCGTCAAAGAGGCGTTGGAGGTGGCGCTGCAGGCGCCGACCGGCAGCAACAGCCAGACGTGGCACTGGATCGTGCTGACCGACCCGGAGATCAAGCGGAAGGTCGCCGACCTGTACGCGAAGTCGTTCGCCGCGTACTCGGCCAATCAGCCGCGGCACGACGACACGGCCCGCCGGGTCGCGTCGAGTGCCCAGTACCTCGCCGACACGATGGCGCAGGTGCCGGTACTGGTGATCGGCGCCATCTACAGCGGGGGAGAGTTGCCGGCGGGCAACCAGGCGGGTTTGTGGGGGTCGCTGCTGCCGGGTGCCTGGAGTTTGCAGCTGGCTCTGCGGGCCCGCGGTCTCGGGTCGGCGTGGACCACGCTGCACCTGGTCTACGAGAAGGAGGTGGCCGAGATCCTCGGGATTCCGGCCAACATCCATCAGGGCGTCCTGCTGCCGGTTGCCTACTACACCGGCACCGACTTCAAGCCGGCCGGCCGCAAACCCCTCGATGACATCCTGCACATCAACGGGTGGTGA